Proteins encoded by one window of Papio anubis isolate 15944 chromosome 7, Panubis1.0, whole genome shotgun sequence:
- the ACSBG1 gene encoding long-chain-fatty-acid--CoA ligase ACSBG1 isoform X2 → MFYEALDKYGDFSALGFKCQDKWEHISYSQYYLLARRAAKGFLKLGLERAHSVAILGFNSPEWFFSAVGTVFAGGIVTGIYTTSSPEACQYIAYDCCANVIVVDTQKQLEKILKVWKQLPHLKAVVIYKEPPPHKMANVYTMEEFMELGNEVPEEALDAIIDTQQPNQCCVLVYTSGTTGNPKGVMLSQDNITWTARYGSQAGDIRPAEVQQEVVVSYLPLSHIAAQIYDLWTGIQWGAQVCFAEPDALKGSLVNTLREVEPTSHMGVPRVWEKIMERIQEVAAQSGFIRRKMLLWAMSVTLEQNLTCPGSDLKPFTTRLADYLVLAKVRQALGFAKCQKNFYGAAPMTAETQHFFLGLNIRLYAGYGLSETSGPHFMSSPCNYRLYSSGKLVPGCRVKLVNQDTEGIGEICLWGRTIFMGYLNMEDKTCEAIDEEGWLHTGDAGRLDADGFLYITGRLKELIITAGGENVPPVPIEEAVKMELPIISNAMLIGDQRKFLSMLLTLKCTLDPDTSDPTDNLTEQAVEFCQRVGSRATTVSEIVGKDEAVYQAIEEGIRRVNMNAAARPYHIQKWAILERDFSISGGELGPTMKLKRLTVLDKYKDIIDSFYQEQKM, encoded by the exons ATGTTCTACGAGGCCCTGGACAAGTACGGGGACTTCAGCGCTCTGGGTTTCAAGTGCCAGGACAAGTGGGAGCACATCTCCTACTCCCAATACTACCTGCTCGCCCGCAGAGCCGCCAAGGGTTTCCTGAAG CTCGGCCTGGAGCGGGCCCACAGTGTGGCCATCCTCGGCTTCAACTCCCCGGAGTGGTTCTTCTCGGCAGTGGGCACAGTATTTGCAGG TGGCATCGTCACCGGCATCTACACCACCAGCTCCCCCGAGGCCTGCCAGTACATCGCTTATGACTGCTGCGCCAATGTCATCGTGGTCGACACGCAGAAGCAGCTGGAAAAGATCCTGAAG GTCTGGAAACAGTTGCCACATCTAAAGGCAGTCGTGATATATAAAGAACCTCCTCCACACAAGATGGCCAATGTGTACACG ATGGAGGAATTCATGGAGCTGGGGAATGAAGTGCCCGAGGAAGCCCTGGACGCCATCATTGACACCCAGCAGCCCAACCAGTGCTGTGTGCTAGTCTACACTTCCGGCACCACTGGGAACCCCAAGGGCGTGATGCTGAGTCAAGACAAT ATCACATGGACAGCAAGGTACGGCAGCCAGGCCGGTGACATCCGGCCGGCAGAAGTCCAGCAGGAGGTGGTAGTCAGCTACCTGCCCCTCAGCCACATTGCTGCCCAGATCTACGACCTGTGGACAGGCATCCAGTGGGGGGCCCAGGTCTGCTTTGCCGAACCCGACGCCCTGAAG GGGAGCCTGGTGAACACGCTGCGGGAGGTGGAGCCCACATCGCACATGGGGGTGCCCCGGGTGTGGGAGAAGATCATGGAGCGCATCCAGGAGGTGGCGGCTCAGTCTGGCTTCATCCGGCGCAAGATGTTGCTGTGGGCCATGTCGGTGACCTTGGAGCAGAACCTCACCTGCCCTGGCAG CGACCTGAAGCCCTTCACAACCAGACTGGCAGATTACCTGGTGCTAGCCAAGGTCCGCCAGGCACTGGGCTTTGCCAAGTGTCAGAAGAACTTCTATGGAGCAGCCCCCATGACAGCAGAGACACAGCACTTCTTCCTGGGCCTCAACATCCGCTTGTATGCGGGCTACGGCCTCAGTGAGACCTCAGGCCCCCACTTCATGTCCAGCCCCTGCAACTACCGGCTGTACAG CTCAGGCAAGTTGGTGCCCGGCTGTCGGGTGAAGCTGGTGAACCAGGACACAGAGGGCATTGGCGAGATCTGCCTGTGGGGCCGCACCATCTTCATGGGCTACCTGAACATGGAGGACAAGACGTGTGAGGCCATTGATGAGGAAGGCTGGCTGCATACGGGCGACGCTGGCCGACTGGATGCCGATGGCTTCCTCTACATCACTGGGCGCCTCAAAG AATTAATCATCACAGCTGGTGGGGAGAATGTGCCCCCTGTGCCCATCGAGGAGGCCGTGAAGATGGAGCTACCCATCATTAGCAACGCCATGCTGATTGGGGACCAGAGGAAGTTCCTGTCCATGCTGCTCACCTTGAAG TGCACTCTGGACCCAGACACCTCTGACCCGACTGATAATCTGACTGAACAAGCTGTGGAGTTCTGCCAGAGGGTGGGCAGCAGAGCCACCACAGTGTCTGAGATCGTAGGGAAGGATGAGGCCGTGTACCAGGCCATCGAAGAGGGGATCCGGAGAGTCAACATGAATGCCGCAGCCCGGCCCTACCACATCCAGAAGTGGGCCATTCTCGAGAGAGACTTCTCCATTTCCGGTGGAGAGTTGg GTCCCACGATGAAACTGAAACGGCTCACAGTTTTGGACAAGTACAAAGATATCATTGACTCCTTTTACCAAGAGCAAAAAATGTAG
- the IDH3A gene encoding isocitrate dehydrogenase [NAD] subunit alpha, mitochondrial isoform X2 produces MDRERTRGKVSRLLGAFHNPKQVTRGFTGGVQTVTLIPGDGIGPEISAAVMKIFDAAKAPIQWEERNVTAIQGPGGKWMIPSEAKESMDKNKMGLKGPLKTPIAAGHPSMNLLLRKTFDLYANVRPCVSIEGYKTPYTDVNIVTIRENTEGEYSGIEHVIVDGVVQSIKLITEGASKRIAEFAFEYARNNHRSNVTAVHKANIMRMSDGLFLQKCREVAENCKDIKFNEMYLDTVCLNMVQDPSQFDVLVMPNLYGDILSDLCAGLIGGLGVTPSGNIGANGVAIFESVHGTAPDIAGKDMANPTALLLSAVMMLRHMGLFDHAARIEAACFATIKDGKSLTKDLGGNAKCSDFTEEICRRVKDLD; encoded by the exons GTCTCTCGGCTGCTGGGGGCATTCCACAACCCAAAACAGGTGACCAGAGGTTTTACTGGTGGT GTTCAGACAGTAACTTTAATTCCAGGAGATGGTATTGGCCCAGAAATTTCAGCTGCAGTTATGAAGATTTTTGATGCTGCCAAA GCACCTATTCAGTGGGAGGAGCGGAACGTCACTGCCATTCAAGGACCCGGAGGAAAGTGGATGATCCCTTCAGAGGCTAAAGAGTCCATGGATAAGAACAAGATGGGCTTGAAAG GCCCTTTGAAGACCCCAATAGCAGCTGGTCACCCATCTATGAATTTACTGCTGCGCAAAACATTTGACCTTTATGCAAATGTTCGACCATGTGTCTCTATCGAAGGCTATAAAACCCCTTACACTGATGTAAATATTGTGACCATTCGAGAGAACACAGAAGGAGAATACAGTGGAATTGAGCATGTG ATCGTTGATGGAGTTGTGCAGAGTATCAAGCTCATCACCGAGGGGGCGAGCAAGCGCATTGCTGAGTTTGCCTTTGAGTATGCCCGGAATAACCACCGGAGCAACGTCACGGCGGTGCACAAAGCCAACATCAT GCGGATGTCAGATGGGCTTTTTCTACAAAAATGCAGGGAAGTTGCAGAAAACTGTAAAGATATTAAATTTAATGAGATGTACCTTGATACAGTATGTTTGAAT ATGGTACAAGATCCTTCCCAATTTGATGTTCTTGTTATGCCAAATTTGTATGGAGACATCCTTAG TGACCTGTGTGCAGGATTGATCGGAGGTCTTGGTGTGACACCAAGTGGCAACATTGGAGCCAATGGGGTTGCAATTTTTGAGTCG GTTCATGGGACAGCTCCAGACATTGCAGGCAAGGACATGGCGAATCCCACAGCCCTGCTGCTCAGTGCCGTGATGATGTTGCGCCACATGGGACTTTTTGACCATGCTGCAAGAATTGAGGCTGCATGTTTTGCTACAATTAAGGATGGAAAG agCTTGACAAAAGATTTGGGAGGCAATGCAAAATGCTCAGACTTCACAGAGGAAATCTGTCGCCGAGTAAAAGATTTAGATTAA
- the IDH3A gene encoding isocitrate dehydrogenase [NAD] subunit alpha, mitochondrial isoform X1 has protein sequence MAGPAWISKVSRLLGAFHNPKQVTRGFTGGVQTVTLIPGDGIGPEISAAVMKIFDAAKAPIQWEERNVTAIQGPGGKWMIPSEAKESMDKNKMGLKGPLKTPIAAGHPSMNLLLRKTFDLYANVRPCVSIEGYKTPYTDVNIVTIRENTEGEYSGIEHVIVDGVVQSIKLITEGASKRIAEFAFEYARNNHRSNVTAVHKANIMRMSDGLFLQKCREVAENCKDIKFNEMYLDTVCLNMVQDPSQFDVLVMPNLYGDILSDLCAGLIGGLGVTPSGNIGANGVAIFESVHGTAPDIAGKDMANPTALLLSAVMMLRHMGLFDHAARIEAACFATIKDGKSLTKDLGGNAKCSDFTEEICRRVKDLD, from the exons GTCTCTCGGCTGCTGGGGGCATTCCACAACCCAAAACAGGTGACCAGAGGTTTTACTGGTGGT GTTCAGACAGTAACTTTAATTCCAGGAGATGGTATTGGCCCAGAAATTTCAGCTGCAGTTATGAAGATTTTTGATGCTGCCAAA GCACCTATTCAGTGGGAGGAGCGGAACGTCACTGCCATTCAAGGACCCGGAGGAAAGTGGATGATCCCTTCAGAGGCTAAAGAGTCCATGGATAAGAACAAGATGGGCTTGAAAG GCCCTTTGAAGACCCCAATAGCAGCTGGTCACCCATCTATGAATTTACTGCTGCGCAAAACATTTGACCTTTATGCAAATGTTCGACCATGTGTCTCTATCGAAGGCTATAAAACCCCTTACACTGATGTAAATATTGTGACCATTCGAGAGAACACAGAAGGAGAATACAGTGGAATTGAGCATGTG ATCGTTGATGGAGTTGTGCAGAGTATCAAGCTCATCACCGAGGGGGCGAGCAAGCGCATTGCTGAGTTTGCCTTTGAGTATGCCCGGAATAACCACCGGAGCAACGTCACGGCGGTGCACAAAGCCAACATCAT GCGGATGTCAGATGGGCTTTTTCTACAAAAATGCAGGGAAGTTGCAGAAAACTGTAAAGATATTAAATTTAATGAGATGTACCTTGATACAGTATGTTTGAAT ATGGTACAAGATCCTTCCCAATTTGATGTTCTTGTTATGCCAAATTTGTATGGAGACATCCTTAG TGACCTGTGTGCAGGATTGATCGGAGGTCTTGGTGTGACACCAAGTGGCAACATTGGAGCCAATGGGGTTGCAATTTTTGAGTCG GTTCATGGGACAGCTCCAGACATTGCAGGCAAGGACATGGCGAATCCCACAGCCCTGCTGCTCAGTGCCGTGATGATGTTGCGCCACATGGGACTTTTTGACCATGCTGCAAGAATTGAGGCTGCATGTTTTGCTACAATTAAGGATGGAAAG agCTTGACAAAAGATTTGGGAGGCAATGCAAAATGCTCAGACTTCACAGAGGAAATCTGTCGCCGAGTAAAAGATTTAGATTAA
- the IDH3A gene encoding isocitrate dehydrogenase [NAD] subunit alpha, mitochondrial isoform X3 produces MKIFDAAKAPIQWEERNVTAIQGPGGKWMIPSEAKESMDKNKMGLKGPLKTPIAAGHPSMNLLLRKTFDLYANVRPCVSIEGYKTPYTDVNIVTIRENTEGEYSGIEHVIVDGVVQSIKLITEGASKRIAEFAFEYARNNHRSNVTAVHKANIMRMSDGLFLQKCREVAENCKDIKFNEMYLDTVCLNMVQDPSQFDVLVMPNLYGDILSDLCAGLIGGLGVTPSGNIGANGVAIFESVHGTAPDIAGKDMANPTALLLSAVMMLRHMGLFDHAARIEAACFATIKDGKSLTKDLGGNAKCSDFTEEICRRVKDLD; encoded by the exons ATGAAGATTTTTGATGCTGCCAAA GCACCTATTCAGTGGGAGGAGCGGAACGTCACTGCCATTCAAGGACCCGGAGGAAAGTGGATGATCCCTTCAGAGGCTAAAGAGTCCATGGATAAGAACAAGATGGGCTTGAAAG GCCCTTTGAAGACCCCAATAGCAGCTGGTCACCCATCTATGAATTTACTGCTGCGCAAAACATTTGACCTTTATGCAAATGTTCGACCATGTGTCTCTATCGAAGGCTATAAAACCCCTTACACTGATGTAAATATTGTGACCATTCGAGAGAACACAGAAGGAGAATACAGTGGAATTGAGCATGTG ATCGTTGATGGAGTTGTGCAGAGTATCAAGCTCATCACCGAGGGGGCGAGCAAGCGCATTGCTGAGTTTGCCTTTGAGTATGCCCGGAATAACCACCGGAGCAACGTCACGGCGGTGCACAAAGCCAACATCAT GCGGATGTCAGATGGGCTTTTTCTACAAAAATGCAGGGAAGTTGCAGAAAACTGTAAAGATATTAAATTTAATGAGATGTACCTTGATACAGTATGTTTGAAT ATGGTACAAGATCCTTCCCAATTTGATGTTCTTGTTATGCCAAATTTGTATGGAGACATCCTTAG TGACCTGTGTGCAGGATTGATCGGAGGTCTTGGTGTGACACCAAGTGGCAACATTGGAGCCAATGGGGTTGCAATTTTTGAGTCG GTTCATGGGACAGCTCCAGACATTGCAGGCAAGGACATGGCGAATCCCACAGCCCTGCTGCTCAGTGCCGTGATGATGTTGCGCCACATGGGACTTTTTGACCATGCTGCAAGAATTGAGGCTGCATGTTTTGCTACAATTAAGGATGGAAAG agCTTGACAAAAGATTTGGGAGGCAATGCAAAATGCTCAGACTTCACAGAGGAAATCTGTCGCCGAGTAAAAGATTTAGATTAA